One stretch of Chaetodon auriga isolate fChaAug3 chromosome 18, fChaAug3.hap1, whole genome shotgun sequence DNA includes these proteins:
- the cenpe gene encoding centromere-associated protein E gives MTEESAVKVCVRVRPLIAREESTALENTDSVQLFWKADKKSIHQIDDGNSTKSFSFDRVFTAEETTNQLYQGIAKPLVVSSVEGYNGTIFAYGQTSSGKTFTMMGSDHIPGVIPLAVEDVFHTIKNCPKKEFLLRVSYMEIYNETVTDLLVDSWKRKPLEVRETINKNIYVADLTEELVTSPAQALAWIRKGEKNRHYGKTKMNQRSSRSHTIFRMILESRERSDPASGENADGAIIVSHLNLVDLAGSERASQTGTEGTRFKEGCNINRSLFTLGQVIKKLTDESQKGFTNYRDSKLTRILQNSLGGNAKTVIICTITPVTLDETLTTLQFASTAKKMKNDPHVTEVSDDGALLKRYRNEIVDLKRRLHEVSSVTQTTATEKEVLSQLLQEKDQLQREQEDRIKNLTKLLVTSSNLVPERKMPKRRVTWGGKMLRFARPSTCVSGSSDLSFAESGTLKRKADRSCLMELGEDDEDFDSRWEIPDEPSDEMEMSQSSVTARSFENSPNDFMSPDGIRELSGKVSNLELQLEMESQQKEEAMTKVGTLDCRVAELELQLQTEAQQRHEALEKTHSMEQRASELELQLQTEAQQKHEALEKTHSMEQRAAELELQLQTEAQQKHEALEKVEMFEFRMADLERRLEEQSDTQSESKQMRREFAETIELCEHLASEKDVVLGERDNLKREQEMLLEQIESLEKKNAALSQELEEKREMDEFKSLEEEFRKEHEMELQNEISSLKKTIESSELQFLELQKKLETLSEELKKKSDFAEELQSMNGKDLVQEVAKLRRSLDDAEGLSRDTKKEWAVLRSQNITLEETAATLTASHERMDSELNSLRFQLEAEKSRCRMMQVDLQKELKAAFDENTKLTTLLDGKVPKNLIDSMELEKTVANLNKELMASREAEGALRVQLEELASYQALPDKVDHLMKQAAETQVILHSLQNELQEQKQKNSDLVKLCEQKDSDMLSMSQELQCMRDEKDTLLKAGVQSSAEEEEKLLSTVASLTAERDQLKMDLQENVEMMIENQEELRTVLEKNREQKERLKQLETAQTSKPPSEMSAQQEELQTHLKTLTEELESVRAERNSLWTERTTSTQTHSEEMEKLLCRVTTLSEERDQLQEILEGLRQEKMQLRAELEDRMEMVAQAHSDFKQSEMMPSELQAHDETVTQLQQEIEQLQATLQTVSEQKSQLEDDLQRNMEMASETQSLLHSLQQQLQEQNQKYSDLEGQSQETQAQLQQQVSETQCLLHALQEELQEQKQKSSDHTKLCEQKESELEQQIKTLSEQLESARAEGDALLYKTETECQNSTEEMEKLLCRVTTLSEERDQLQEILEGLRQEKMQLRAELEDRMEMVAQAHSDFKQSEMMPSELQAHDEVVTQLQQEIEQLQATLQTVSEQKSQLEDDLQRNMEMASETQSLLHSLQQQLQEQNQKYSDLERQSQETQAQLQQQASETQCLLHALQEELQEQKQKSSDHMKLCEQKESELEQQIKTLSEQLESARAERDALLYKTETECQNSTEEMEKLLCRVTTLSEERDQLQEILEGLRQEKMQLRAELEDRMEMVAQAHSDFKQSEMMPSELQAHDEVVTQLQQEIEQLQATLQTVSEQKSQLEDDLQRNMEMASETQSLLHSLQQQLQEQNQKYSDLEGQSQETQAQLQQQVSETQCLLHALQEELQEQKQKSSDHTKLCEEKESELEQQMKTLSEQLESARAERDALLSKTETECQNSTEEMEKLLCRVTTLSEERDQLQEILEGLRQEKTQLRAELEDRMETLQTEIAQLSTCLQTVTEQKRQLEDDLQHSMNVASTTQELLKSVQEELCEQKQMNADLETLSQERDCSLDQQIRTVTEKLESIEAERDRLLSEKEASCQSSTEEMEKLLCRVTSVSEERDQLQEILEGLRQEKTQLRAELEDRMEMMQQLEQQLQTNREKRSCVEVQHDASQQLLSEANTTISALREQLSSLDHSTSGVKEAALSRLQDSTGQIQESFRRFQHFIDTCSKYNSSGLVSALKVQCFLKQSYLTSLPKPTMNAYTTVCQLGLQTFQSLGNFMEHLKVQAQIYRNLFEELVKKDLAVFEERRLQDVLLCRVEAPSYSVKDEDFQTVWDHRLTELLDKRHLYLQKMVSISEKLWANMASFPSDLSSESRERDEFKEQVEAMFTKQPVSFSRLDRILSCELDRRSAVLHSRKMTLQGIIDEQNSLFEELKLLEAQADAQLREERSKSFTLLQALDGAPLKTELSLLKDNQRLVLQLQQTEEKVKALSAQNENLEDTQVRARDVLSNHKKATQLLQTELQDSRAQVEEREKTIQTLRSKLQESERKSSPSGVELEKLQDKLFKMEVELTSASDKHQQEIQRMTILLNEKEVSLRKLKETLRKSQQQGEESFLQGEDLHARLTNPRGLVIKSSIALEKTKLEEEIKQLQVKISELESLVSSQQAEISKWKSRAIKLKGRSAAEVEKPSSPCTLTKRALPMNSDSSNTFSSPKKLLVTPKKVLDSPRKVLESPKLSLLDSPKCRFFDMSGSSELMSRTCPKQFFDNSSLGTIPDAAVGADRKEEWWPKSPKQEDMCKTQ, from the exons atgacagaagagTCGGCGGTTAAAGTCTGTGTTCGAGTTCGTCCGCTTATTGCGAG GGAAGAAAGTACTGCATTGGAGAATACAGATTCTGTTCAGCTGTTTTGGAAAGCTGACAAGAAATCAATTCATCAGATCGATGATGGGAATTCCACCAAGAGCTTTAGTTTTG ATCGAGTTTTCACTGCTGAAGaaacaaccaatcagctgtATCAGGGCATCGCGAAACCTCTGGTTGTTTCCTCTGTTGAAGGATACAATG GAACCATATTTGCTTATGGGCAGACTTCTTCTGGAAAGACCTTCACCATGATGGGGAGTGACCATATTCCTGGAGTGATACCTCTTGCTGTGGAGGATGTCTTCCACACCATTAAAAAT TGTCCAAAGAAGGAGTTCCTGCTCAGGGTTTCTTACATGGAAATCTATAACGAAACTGTGACTGATCTGCTTGTCGACAGCTGGAAGAGAAAACCCCTGGAAGTCCGAGAGACAATTAAT AAAAACATCTACGTGGCTGACCTGACTGAGGAACTGGTAACGTCTCCTGCACAAGCCTTGGCCTGGATTCGGAAAGGAGAAA AGAACCGTCACTatggaaagacaaaaatgaacCAGCGGAGCAGCCGCTCACACACCATTTTCCGAATG ATCCTGGAGAGCCGAGAAAGGAGTGACCCAGCATCTGGGGAAAATGCTGATGGAGCCATTATTGTGTCTCATTTG AATTTAGTTGATCTTGCTGGATCTGAAAGAGCAAGTCAAACAGGAACAGAAG GCACACGTTTCAAAGAAGGTTGCAATATCAATCGCAGTCTGTTCACCCTTGGCCAAGTGATCAAGAAACTGACTGATGAAAGCCAGAA ggGTTTCACTAACTACAGAGACAGTAAGCTAACCCGCATCCTGCAGAACTCCTTGGGTGGGAATGCTAAAACGGTCATCATCTGCACCATTACTCCTGTCACTCTGGATGAAACCCTCACCACTCTGCAG TTTGCCAGcactgcaaagaaaatgaagaatgaCCCTCATGTGACAGAGGTGTCTGATGACGGGGCTCTGCTCAAAAGGTATCGCAATGAAATTGTAGACCTCAAGCGGCGGCTTCACGAG GTTTCttcagtcacacagaccacAGCGACGGAGAAGGAGGTTCTGTCCCAGCTGCTCCAAGAGAAGGATCAGCTccagagagaacaggaggacaGGATCAAAAACTTGACCAAACTGCTTGTCACCAGCTCAAACCTGGTTCCTGAGAGAAAG ATGCCAAAACGCAGGGTTACGTGGGGAGGAAAGATGCTCAGATTTGCCCGTCCGTCTACCTGTGTCAGTGGTTCATCGGACCTCAGCTTTGCAGAATCTGGCACTCTGAAGAGGAAAGCTGACCGCTCCTGTCTGATGGAGCTGGGTGAAG ATGATGAGGACTTTGACTCTCGCTGGGAGATTCCTGACGAGCCGTCAGATGAAATGGAGATGAGTCAGAGCTCTGTGACTGCTCGAAGCTTTGAAAACAG tccaAATGACTTCATGTCTCCAGACGGGATAAGGGAGCTTTCAGGGAAAGTGTCCAACCTTGAGTTGCAGCTGGAAATGGAGAGTCAACAGAAAGAGGAGGCTATGACAAAGGTAGGAACATTAGATTGCAGAGTGGccgagctggagctgcagctgcaaacagaGGCCCAGCAGAGGCACGAGGCCCTGGAGAAAACACACTCGATGGAACAGAGGGCatctgagctggagctgcagctgcaaacagaGGCCCAGCAGAAGCACGAGGCCCTGGAGAAAACACACTCAATGGAACAGAGGGcagctgagctggagctgcagctgcaaacagaGGCCCAGCAGAAGCACGAGGCCCTGGAAAAGGTGGAGATGTTTGAGTTCCGAATGGCAGACCTGGAGAGACGGCTGGAAGAGCAGAGCGACACTCAGAGTGAAAGCAAACAG ATGAGGAGAGAGTTTGCAGAGACCATTGAGCTGTGTGAACATCTGGCTTCAGAAAAG GATGTGGTGCTTGGTGAGCGAGACAATCTGAAGCGGGAGCAGGAGATGTTACTAGAGCAGATTGAGAGTCTGGAGAAGAAGAATGCTGCTTTGTCACAAGAgctggaggaaaagagagaaatggatgAGTTCAAGTCTCTAGAGGAGGAGTTCAGGAAAGAGCACGAG ATGGAGTTGCAAAATGAAATATCGAGCTTGAAGAAGACTATCGAATCTTCTGAACTCCAGTTCCTGGAGCTTCAG aaaaaaCTAGAAACTTTGtctgaggagctgaagaagaaaagtgaCTTTGCAGAGGAGCTTCAGAGTATg AACGGTAAGGACCTGGTGCAGGAAGTGGCGAAGCTTCGTCGCTCTCTGGATGACGCTGAGGGgctcagcagagacacaaagaaggAATGGGCTGTCCTGCGCAGTCAAAACATCACTCTGGAGGAGACAGCT GCGACTCTGACTGCCAGCCATGAGAGGATGGACAGTGAGTTGAACAGCCTGCGCTTTCAACTTGAGGCAGAGAAGTCACGCTGCAGAATGATGCAGGTTGACCTCCAAAAAGAGCTGAAAGCTGCGTTCGATGAGAACACCAAGCTCACCACTCTGCTCGATGGAAAAGTCCCAAAAA ATCTGATAGACAGCATGGAACTTGAGAAAACAGTGGCTAACCTGAACAAAGAGCTAATGGCATCTCGTGAAGCGGAGGGAGCCCTCAGAGTTCAACTGGAGGAACTGGCTTCATACCAGGCTCTTCCAGATAAAGTGGACCATTTGATGAAGCAG gctgcagagacacaagtTATTCTACACTCtcttcaaaatgagctccaagaacagaagcagaaaaactCAGATTTGGTGAAGCTCTGTGAGCAAAAGGACTCTGAT ATGCTGAGCATGTCACAGGAGCTTCAGTGTATGCGGGATGAGAAAGACACTCTCCTGAAGGCTGGTGTTCAGagctctgcagaggaggaggagaagctgctcTCGACTGTGGCTTCcctcactgcagagagagaccaGCTCAAGATGGACCTGCAGGAAAACGTTGAGATG atgattgagaaccaggaggagctgaggacaGTCCTGGAGAAGAATCGTGAACAGAAGGAGCGGCTAAAACAGCTGGAGACTGCACAAACATCTAAACCTCCCAGTGAGATGAGCgcacagcaggaggagctgcaaACACAT TTGAAGACTCTGACTGAGGAGCTTGAGAGTGTgcgagcagagagaaacagtctGTGGACTGAGAGGACGACCagcacacagactcacagtgaggagatggagaagctgCTGTGCAGAGTGACGACTctcagtgaggagagagatcaGCTGCAGGAGATACTGGAAGGACTGAGACAGGAGAAGATGCAGCTCagggcagagctggaggacaggaTGGAGATG GTTGCACAAGCCCACAGTGACTTTAAGCAGTCAGAGATGATGCCCTCAGAACTTCAAGCACATGATGAGACAGTCACCCAACTTCAGCAAGAG ATAGAGCAGCTACAGGCTACTCTACAGACCGTCAGTGAGCAAAAGAGCCAGCTGGAAGATGATCTGCAGCGTAACATGGAGATG GCTTCAGAGACTCAAAGCCTTCTACAttcacttcagcagcagctccaagaGCAGAATCAAAAATACAGTGACCTGGAAGGACAAAGCCAAGAGACGCAGGCTCAGCTACAACAACAG GTCTCAGAGACTCAGTGTCTTCTACATGCTCTTCAAGAGGAGCTCCAAGAGCAGAAGCAAAAGAGCTCCGATCATACAAAACTGTGTGAGCAGAAGGAATCAGAGTTAGAACAACAG ATAAAGACTTTGAGCGAGCAGCTTGAGAGTGCACGAGCAGAGGGGGATGCCCTGTTGTATAAGACAGAGACTGAGTGTCAGAACTCCactgaggagatggagaagctgCTGTGCAGAGTGACGACTCTTAGTGAGGAGAGAGATCAGCTGCAGGAGATACTGGAAGGACTGAGACAGGAGAAGAtgcagctcagagcagagctggaggacaggaTGGAGATG GTTGCACAAGCCCACAGTGACTTTAAGCAGTCAGAGATGATGCCCTCAGAACTTCAAGCACATGATGAGGTAGTCACCCAACTTCAGCAAGAG ATAGAGCAGCTACAGGCTACTCTACAGACCGTCAGTGAGCAAAAGAGCCAGCTGGAAGATGATCTGCAGCGTAACATGGAGATG GCTTCAGAGACTCAAAGCCTTCTACAttcacttcagcagcagctccaagaGCAGAATCAAAAATACAGTGACCTGGAAAGACAAAGCCAAGAGACACAAGCTCAGCTACAACAACAG GCCTCAGAGACTCAGTGTCTTCTACATGCTCTTCAAGAGGAGCTCCAAGAGCAGAAGCAAAAGAGCTCTGATCATATGAAACTCTGTGAGCAGAAGGAATCAGAGTTAGAACAACAG ATAAAGACTTTGAGCGAGCAGCTTGAGAGTGCACGAGCAGAGAGGGATGCCCTGTTGTATAAGACAGAGACTGAGTGTCAGAACTCCactgaggagatggagaagctgCTGTGCAGAGTGACGACTctcagtgaggagagagatcaGCTGCAGGAGATACTGGAAGGACTGAGACAGGAGAAGAtgcagctcagagcagagctggaggacaggaTGGAGATG GTTGCACAAGCCCACAGTGACTTTAAGCAGTCAGAGATGATGCCCTCAGAACTGCAAGCACATGATGAGGTAGTCACCCAACTTCAGCAAGAG ATAGAGCAGCTACAGGCTACTCTACAGACCGTCAGTGAGCAAAAGAGCCAGCTGGAAGATGATCTGCAGCGTAACATGGAGATG GCTTCAGAGACTCAAAGCCTTCTACAttcacttcagcagcagctccaagaGCAGAATCAAAAATACAGTGACCTGGAAGGACAAAGCCAAGAGACACAAGCTCAGCTACAACAACAG GTCTCAGAGACTCAGTGTCTTCTACATGCTCTTCAAGAGGAGCTCCAAGAGCAGAAGCAAAAGAGCTCCGATCATACAAAACTGTGTGAGGAGAAGGAATCAGAGTTAGAACAACAG ATGAAGACTTTGAGCGAGCAGCTTGAGAGTGCACGAGCAGAGAGGGATGCCCTGTTGTCTAAGACAGAGACTGAGTGTCAGAACTccacagaggagatggagaagctgCTGTGCAGAGTGACGACTctcagtgaggagagagatcaGCTGCAGGAGATACTGGAAGGACTGAGACAGGAGAAGACgcagctcagagcagagctggaggacaggaTGGAGACACTGCAGACTGAG ATAGCACAGCTGAGTACGTGTCTGCAGACTGTGACTGAGCAGAAGAGGCAGCTGGAAGATGATCTGCAGCACAGCATGAATGTG GCTTCCACAACACAAGAGCTTTTAAAGTCAGTCCAAGAGGAGCTATGTGAACAGAAGCAGATGAACGCTGATCTTGAGACACTGAGTCAGGAGAGGGACTGCTCTCTGGATCAACAG ATAAGGACTGTCACAGAGAAACTGGAGAGCattgaagcagagagagaccGTCTGCTCTCTGAGAAGGAAGCAAGCTGTCAAAGCTCCAcggaggagatggagaagctgCTGTGCAGAGTGACGTCtgtcagtgaggagagagatcaGCTGCAGGAGATACTGGAAGGACTGAGACAGGAGAAGACGCAGCTCAGAGCTGAGCTGGAGGACAGGATGGAGATG ATGCAGCAGCTCgagcagcagcttcaaacaaacagagagaaacgaAGCTGTGTTGAAGTTCAACACGACGCCTCACAGCAG TTGCTTAGTGAAGCGAACACAACCATCTCAGCACTCCGAGAGCAGCTGAGCAGTTTGGATCACAGCACCAGTGGAGTCAAGGAGGCAGCGTTGTCACGGCTGCAGGACTCTACTGGGCAGATTCAG GAGTCCTTCAGAAGATTCCAGCACTTCATAGACACTTGTTCCAAGTATAACTCATCAGGTCTGGTCAGTGCCCTGAAAGTGCAGTGTTTCCTGAAGCAGTCTTATCTGACCTCCCTACCAAAACCTACCATGAATGCCTACACTACAGTCTGTCAGTTGGGGCTGCAGACTTTTCAAAGTCTGGGGAACTTTATG GAGCACCTAAAGGTGCAAGCCCAGATCTACAGGAATCTGTTTGAGGAGTTGGTGAAGAAAGACTTGGCTGTTTTTGAGGAGAGGCGTCTGCAGGATGTGTTGCTGTGCAGAGTGGAGGCACCCAGCTATTCTGTTAAAGACGAGGACTTCCAAACAGTGTGGGATCACAGACTGACTGAGCTGCTGGACAAGAGGCACCTCTACCTTCAG AAAATGGTCAGCATTTCGGAGAAGCTCTGGGCCAACATGGCGTCTTTCCCCAGCGATCTGTCTTCTGAGTCCAGAGAGAGGGACGAGTTCaaggagcaggtggaggccaTGTTCACCAAACAGCCAGTCAGCTTCAGCAGACTGGACAGGATCCTGAGCTGTGAGCTGGACCGCAGATCTGCAGTGTTACACAGCAGGAAGATGACTCTGCAG GGCATCATTGATGAACAGAATAGTCTGTTTGaagagctgaagctgctggaggcccAGGCTGATGCTCAactcagagaggagagaagcaaGAGTTTCACTCTGCTGCAGGCGCTGGACGGAGCCCCTCTCAAGACTGAGCTCTCCCTGCTAAAGGACAACCAGCGCCTTGTTCTTCAGCTCCagcaaactgaagaaaaagtcaaa gctCTGAGTGCACAAAATGAGAATCTGGAGGACACTCAGGTGAGAGCCAGGGACGTGCTGTCCAACCACAAAAAGGCTACTCAGctcctgcagacagagctgcaagACAGCCGTgcacaggtggaggagagagagaagacaatCCAAACCCTCCGGAGCAAACTACAGGAGTCTGAG AGAAAATCATCACCCAGTGGTGTTGAGCTGGAAAAACTCCAGGATAAACTGTTCAAAATGGAGGTGGAGCTGACTTCAGCATCTGACAAACATCAACAAGA GATCCAGAGGATGACCATACTGCTGAATGAAAAGGAAGTTTCACTGAGGAAGCTGAAAGAAACCTTGAGGAAATCCCAGCAACAAGGAGAGGAGTCAT TCCTGCAGGGTGAAGACCTTCATGCCAGACTGACCAACCCCAGAGGTTTGGTGATCAAGAGCAGCATTGCGCTGGAAAAGACCAAACTGGAGGAGGAAATCAAGCAGCTTCAAGTGAAAATAAGTGAGCTGGAAAG CTTGGTGTCCAGTCAGCAGGCAGAGATTAGCAAGTGGAAGAGCAGAGCCATCAAGCTGAAGGGGAGGAGCGCAGCTGAAGTGGAGAAGCCTTCATCACCTTGCACTCTGACCAAGAGGGCCCTTCCCATGAACTCAGACTCCTCCAACACGTTTAGTTCACCCAAGAAGCTTCTGGTTACTCCCAAGAAGGTCCTGGACTCTCCCAGGAAGGTTCTGGAGTCTCCAAAGTTGTCTCTGCTCGACTCGCCCAAATGCAGATTCTTTGATATGAGTGGAAGCTCGGAGCTGATGTCCAGAACCTGTCCCAAGCAGTTCTTTGATAATTCCAGCCTCGGAACCATTCCAG ATGCAGCTGTGGGagcagacagaaaggaggagtgGTG
- the smim8 gene encoding small integral membrane protein 8, whose product MSDKEVDKGKESARENGYRTPGLRGAKTTTLFRAVNPELFIKPNKPVMVFGLVTITLCVGYLGYLHAIKENDQQLYEAIDSEGERYMRRKTSKWD is encoded by the exons ATGTCGGACAAAGAGGTCGATAAAGGAAAGGAGAGTGCCAGGGAAAATGGTTACAGGACACCCGGCCTGAGGGGTGCGAAGACCACCACACTGTTCCGAGCTGTcaaccctgaactcttcataAAGCCT aatAAACCAGTGATGGTGTTTGGACTGGTGACCATCACCTTGTGTGTCGGCTATCTGGGCTACCTGCAcgcaataaaagaaaatgaccaGCAGCTTTATGAGGCCATcgacagtgaaggagagagataCATGAGGAGGAAGACTTCCAAATGGGACTGA